One Nitrospina watsonii DNA segment encodes these proteins:
- the waaF gene encoding lipopolysaccharide heptosyltransferase II, translated as MRSTDWPNQSIHHIALWMPNWLGDVVFALPAVQAVKKRFPDARFTAIVRRPADEFLKHHPAFDSVVRIPYTASDSALAALRFACALRKYHFDLSILFPNAIRAAILSRISGSRFRVGYNTESRGLLLTHAVPATDSRRMHAVDYYYRLAEPLGVEPLSASPLERRFDAVLTEEDVARQKALLDARGLDNTPCLVAVQPGASKPEKRWHAERFGELCRRLVVDQDARIVFLGSKAEAGLIEDVRRFCPPESSVALTGLNMHDVLAVMKNCRFLLANDSGIMNLAAMVGTPVVAIFGPGNVLTTDPVIASEKKEVVTKNFPCSPCRHRFFEECEPSANNKPYCLEDISVDEVMAAVQRLLTRV; from the coding sequence ATGCGATCCACCGACTGGCCCAATCAAAGTATTCACCACATCGCGCTCTGGATGCCGAACTGGCTGGGTGACGTGGTCTTCGCGCTGCCCGCCGTGCAGGCCGTGAAGAAACGATTTCCCGATGCCCGCTTCACCGCCATTGTGCGCCGCCCGGCCGACGAATTTTTAAAACACCATCCAGCGTTCGACAGCGTCGTGCGCATTCCCTACACCGCGTCCGACAGCGCACTGGCCGCACTGCGTTTCGCATGCGCTCTGCGCAAATACCATTTCGATCTGTCCATCCTGTTTCCCAATGCCATCCGCGCCGCCATCCTGTCCCGCATTTCCGGTTCGCGTTTCCGTGTCGGTTACAACACCGAGTCGCGCGGTCTGCTGCTGACTCACGCCGTGCCCGCTACCGATTCGCGCCGTATGCACGCGGTCGATTATTATTACCGCCTGGCGGAGCCGTTGGGTGTGGAGCCTTTGAGCGCGTCGCCCCTGGAGCGGCGCTTCGATGCCGTGCTCACTGAGGAAGACGTCGCCCGGCAAAAAGCGTTGCTGGACGCGCGTGGCCTCGACAACACCCCGTGCCTCGTCGCCGTGCAGCCGGGTGCTTCGAAACCGGAGAAACGCTGGCACGCCGAGCGTTTCGGCGAGTTGTGTCGCAGACTGGTCGTCGATCAGGATGCGCGCATCGTGTTTCTGGGCAGCAAGGCGGAAGCCGGATTGATCGAGGACGTGCGCCGGTTCTGTCCGCCGGAATCCAGCGTGGCGTTGACCGGACTCAACATGCACGACGTGCTGGCCGTGATGAAGAACTGCCGCTTTCTGCTCGCCAACGACAGCGGCATCATGAATCTGGCGGCGATGGTGGGCACACCGGTGGTGGCGATCTTCGGACCGGGCAACGTGCTGACCACCGATCCGGTCATTGCATCGGAGAAAAAGGAAGTCGTCACCAAAAATTTTCCGTGCTCACCCTGCCGTCACCGGTTTTTCGAGGAATGCGAACCGTCGGCCAACAACAAGCCGTATTGCCTGGAAGACATCAGCGTGGATGAGGTGATGGCGGCGGTGCAGCGTTTGCTCACGCGGGTGTGA
- the prfA gene encoding peptide chain release factor 1 yields MFEQLEDIQKRYEQLNELMSDPKVYGNPSEYQKYAREHSELSDIVSEYREWKKADRQLQENRKVLDEESDRELLDMAREEVEALTRKKEECEAQLKMMLLPKDPRDDKNVIMEIRAGTGGEEAGLFAADLFRMYSRYAETLKWKIEILSSNATGVGGYKEIVCNIQGRGAYSRLKYEAGTHRVQRVPATETQGRIHTSAVTVAILPEAEEVDVQINPSDLKVDVYRSSGPGGQSVNTTDSAVRITHVPTGLVVTCQDEKSQHKNKERALKVLRARLFEEQQRKQQEALAQDRRTQVGSGDRSERIRTYNFPQERITDHRVGLTLHKLTQVMAGDLDEMIDKVVYHFQTEALQKSSAH; encoded by the coding sequence ATGTTTGAACAACTCGAGGACATCCAAAAACGCTACGAACAGCTCAATGAGCTGATGAGCGATCCCAAGGTGTACGGCAATCCGTCCGAATACCAGAAGTACGCGCGCGAACATTCCGAGTTGTCCGATATTGTCAGTGAATACCGCGAATGGAAAAAGGCGGACCGCCAGTTGCAGGAAAACCGGAAAGTGCTCGATGAGGAAAGCGACCGGGAACTGCTCGACATGGCGCGGGAGGAGGTCGAAGCCCTCACCCGGAAAAAGGAAGAATGCGAAGCGCAACTCAAAATGATGTTGCTGCCGAAAGATCCGCGCGATGACAAGAACGTCATCATGGAAATCCGCGCGGGCACCGGCGGCGAGGAAGCGGGCTTGTTTGCCGCCGACCTGTTCCGCATGTATTCCCGCTACGCCGAAACCCTCAAATGGAAAATCGAAATCCTGAGCAGCAACGCCACCGGCGTCGGCGGCTACAAGGAAATCGTGTGCAACATCCAGGGCCGGGGCGCGTACAGCCGTTTGAAGTATGAAGCGGGGACGCACCGCGTGCAGCGCGTGCCCGCCACCGAAACGCAGGGGCGCATCCACACCTCGGCGGTGACGGTCGCCATCCTGCCGGAGGCGGAAGAGGTGGACGTGCAGATCAATCCGAGCGACCTCAAGGTGGATGTGTACCGCTCATCGGGGCCCGGCGGGCAGAGCGTGAACACCACCGACTCCGCCGTGCGCATCACACACGTACCGACGGGTTTGGTCGTGACCTGCCAGGACGAAAAATCCCAGCACAAAAATAAAGAGCGGGCGCTCAAGGTACTGCGGGCGCGTCTTTTTGAAGAACAGCAGCGCAAACAGCAGGAGGCGCTGGCGCAGGATCGCAGAACGCAGGTGGGCAGTGGCGATCGCAGCGAGCGCATCCGGACCTACAACTTCCCACAGGAACGCATCACCGACCACCGTGTCGGACTCACCCTGCACAAACTCACGCAGGTGATGGCGGGGGATCTCGATGAAATGATCGACAAGGTCGTTTACCATTTTCAAACCGAAGCCCTGCAAAAAAGCAGCGCGCACTGA
- a CDS encoding alanine/glycine:cation symporter family protein: MAATNQFFADLSGFLWGPWLLILLVGTGIWLTICLRGIQFRMLGYALRLTFSRERQGQGDISHFGALMIALAATIGVGNIAGVATAVALGGPGAVVWMWITALFGMATKYAEAFLAVRFRSVNARGEISGGPMHYLESALGWKWLGMLFAFAGAVAAFGIGNMVQANTTAEAIVSVAGVSKTLVGVVLMLLTGLVIFGGVKWIAEVVSFFVPVMVVLYFGGSVLILIGNWEQVPSGLALLFEDALSGTAASGGFAGATLAQAIRFGVARGLFSNESGLGSAPIAAAAAKTNQPAKQALVSMTGTFLDTIVVCSLTGLVLATTQVWTSGETGVALTLNAFSVGLPGDWGPWIVTLGVVTFAFSTILGWSYYGEKCFEYLVGVRWIWYYRGTWCVVVFIGAVVKLDLVWNFADAMNALMAVPNLIALIALSRLVGRETKQFEDGLSDGSIHRYD; this comes from the coding sequence ATGGCCGCCACCAATCAATTCTTCGCCGACCTGAGCGGTTTTCTCTGGGGCCCCTGGCTGCTGATCCTGCTGGTGGGCACCGGCATCTGGCTCACCATCTGCCTGCGCGGCATCCAGTTCCGCATGTTGGGGTACGCGCTGCGTCTGACCTTCAGCCGTGAGCGCCAAGGGCAGGGCGACATCTCGCATTTCGGCGCGTTGATGATCGCGCTCGCCGCGACCATCGGCGTCGGCAACATCGCCGGTGTGGCGACGGCGGTGGCGCTGGGAGGGCCGGGAGCGGTGGTGTGGATGTGGATCACCGCGCTGTTCGGCATGGCCACGAAATATGCCGAAGCGTTTCTCGCGGTGCGGTTCCGTTCCGTGAATGCGCGCGGCGAAATCTCCGGCGGTCCCATGCATTACCTCGAGTCCGCACTGGGTTGGAAGTGGCTGGGCATGCTGTTCGCGTTTGCCGGTGCGGTCGCCGCCTTCGGCATCGGCAACATGGTGCAGGCCAACACCACGGCGGAAGCCATCGTCAGCGTGGCCGGCGTGTCGAAAACGCTGGTCGGTGTGGTGTTGATGCTGTTGACGGGACTCGTCATCTTCGGCGGCGTCAAATGGATCGCCGAGGTGGTTTCGTTTTTCGTGCCGGTCATGGTGGTGCTGTATTTCGGCGGGTCGGTGCTCATCCTGATCGGCAACTGGGAGCAGGTGCCGTCGGGTCTTGCGTTGTTGTTCGAGGACGCCTTGTCCGGCACCGCCGCGTCCGGCGGATTTGCGGGCGCGACCCTGGCGCAGGCCATCCGCTTCGGCGTGGCGCGCGGATTGTTCTCCAACGAATCCGGGTTGGGCAGCGCTCCCATCGCCGCCGCCGCCGCGAAAACCAATCAGCCCGCCAAGCAGGCGCTGGTGTCGATGACCGGTACGTTTTTGGATACCATCGTCGTGTGTTCGTTGACCGGACTGGTGCTGGCGACGACGCAGGTGTGGACATCCGGCGAAACCGGTGTGGCGCTCACACTGAATGCCTTCTCTGTTGGCCTGCCCGGCGACTGGGGTCCGTGGATCGTGACTCTGGGTGTGGTCACCTTCGCCTTCTCGACGATTCTGGGTTGGAGCTATTACGGTGAAAAATGTTTCGAGTATCTCGTGGGGGTGCGCTGGATTTGGTATTACCGGGGGACGTGGTGCGTCGTGGTGTTCATCGGTGCGGTGGTGAAGCTGGACCTCGTGTGGAATTTCGCCGACGCCATGAATGCGTTGATGGCCGTGCCCAACCTGATCGCCCTGATTGCGTTGAGCCGTTTGGTGGGTCGCGAGACGAAGCAGTTCGAAGACGGTCTCAGCGACGGCTCGATCCACCGTTACGATTGA
- a CDS encoding histone deacetylase family protein, with protein MKKTGYIYHPLFLEHETGSHPENPGRLRAITRKLDESGMASRLHTLEPRVAGAEEIGLNHPAGYMDSVARACAEGRDRLDMDTAISTRSYDSALLAAGGGLAAVDAVLDGTCDNVFCAVRPPGHHAEETRSMGFCLFNNVAIAARYALAKKDLNRVFIFDWDVHHGNGTQHSFYADPNIYYSSTHQFPFYPGTGDQNETGTGDGLGATLNFPMRAFSTDADYLSVVKDKLIPEMFRFKPDLIIISSGFDAHEDDPLASVSLSTECFGEMTRLIRGTADEICQGRLISMLEGGYNYEALADSVYIHLENLIS; from the coding sequence ATGAAAAAAACCGGATACATTTACCACCCCCTGTTTCTGGAACACGAGACCGGCAGCCATCCGGAAAATCCGGGCCGCCTGCGCGCCATCACCCGCAAGCTGGACGAATCCGGCATGGCGTCGCGCCTGCATACCCTGGAACCGCGCGTGGCCGGTGCCGAAGAGATCGGCCTCAACCATCCGGCGGGGTACATGGATTCGGTGGCGCGTGCCTGTGCCGAGGGACGGGACCGGCTGGACATGGACACGGCCATCAGCACGCGGTCCTACGATTCCGCCCTGCTGGCGGCCGGGGGCGGGCTGGCCGCCGTGGATGCGGTGCTGGACGGCACCTGCGACAACGTGTTCTGCGCCGTGCGCCCGCCCGGACACCACGCCGAGGAGACGCGGTCGATGGGCTTCTGCCTGTTCAACAACGTCGCCATCGCCGCCCGCTACGCGCTGGCGAAAAAAGACCTCAATCGCGTGTTCATTTTCGACTGGGATGTGCACCACGGCAACGGCACCCAGCATTCGTTTTACGCCGATCCTAACATCTATTACAGCAGCACTCATCAATTTCCTTTTTATCCCGGCACCGGCGACCAGAACGAAACGGGAACGGGCGACGGCCTCGGCGCCACGTTGAACTTTCCCATGCGCGCCTTTTCCACCGACGCCGATTACCTCTCGGTGGTGAAAGACAAACTGATCCCGGAGATGTTCCGCTTCAAGCCGGACCTCATCATCATTTCCTCCGGGTTCGACGCGCACGAGGACGATCCGTTGGCCAGCGTGTCGCTGTCCACGGAATGTTTCGGCGAGATGACCCGGTTGATACGCGGGACCGCCGACGAAATCTGCCAGGGCCGCCTCATTTCCATGCTGGAAGGGGGTTACAATTACGAGGCTTTGGCGGACTCGGTGTACATCCATCTGGAAAATTTGATATCATGA
- a CDS encoding ATP-dependent Clp protease ATP-binding subunit, protein MLQQYLRQFTDKVIDALNVGAMEMVNLRQTLLTPEFVLIGLIEAQDSRVVRFLETYYPDNKDLHRTILDRLFEMVADESPEEMQQIQQIHLSEETNLLFEVAQDEAKKFGDRYIGVGTMFLSMLDSRVGRVSQLLQELGFKYAKVREDLEIMRGGATIDEQNSEGKMDVLSQYTTDLTDLARRGDLDPVIGREKEIDRLIQILSRRNKNNPVLIGEPGVGKTVIVEGLAQKIVKAEVPNSLLNKRVKMLEMSEIIAGAKMRGEFEERMKAVKDEIVNSHGNVILFIDELHTIVSAGAGAGGVDASNMLKAALSKGQLQCIGAATLDDYKKSIEQDKALERRFQPVMVSEPSVEQTIEMLKGIKARYERHHSIIYSENAIRAAAKLSEKHISDRALPDKAVDLLDEAGAKKHLALIYVPPVIQQLEKEKNDLLKAQKSAFDDQDFRKVAELRQEVIQIDRKLVTEKEKWNDELKEVDHSVTEEDIANVVATWTGIPVNKIRETETEKLKNMEDNLHKRVIGQNQAIVALSNAIRRNRAGLKDKNRPIGSFLFLGPTGVGKTELAKALAEFLLDDENRLIRLDMSEYMEKHSVSKIIGSPPGYVGYDEGGQLTDKVRRQPYSVILLDELEKAHPDVFNILLQLLDDGRLTDAQGRVTSFKNAIIIGTSNIGTQFITEGKTKGIGFATQDDPGRDYNQIRSLVLNEVQKLFKPEFINRLDDLIVFHKLESEHVRAIADLMIHNLNKRLQENDMSVEVTEQVKVQLAEEGFSDTYGARPLRRLIEDKIENAISMKIINGELVHGHTVLVDYIDGEYTFSARMDQPETETVATP, encoded by the coding sequence ATGCTTCAACAATACCTGAGGCAGTTCACCGATAAAGTCATCGACGCGCTGAACGTGGGCGCCATGGAAATGGTCAACCTGCGGCAGACGCTGTTGACGCCGGAGTTTGTGCTGATCGGCCTGATCGAGGCGCAGGATTCCCGCGTCGTGCGCTTTCTCGAAACCTATTATCCGGACAACAAGGACCTGCACCGCACCATCCTCGACCGCCTGTTCGAGATGGTTGCGGATGAAAGCCCCGAGGAGATGCAGCAGATCCAGCAGATCCATCTTTCCGAGGAAACCAATCTGCTGTTTGAAGTGGCGCAGGACGAGGCCAAAAAATTCGGCGACCGCTACATCGGTGTCGGCACGATGTTCCTCAGCATGCTGGACTCACGCGTCGGACGCGTGTCGCAGTTGTTGCAGGAACTCGGCTTCAAATACGCCAAGGTGCGCGAGGACCTCGAGATCATGCGCGGCGGCGCCACCATCGACGAGCAGAACTCCGAGGGCAAGATGGATGTCCTCAGCCAGTACACCACGGATTTGACCGACCTGGCCCGGCGCGGCGACCTCGATCCGGTCATCGGTCGCGAAAAGGAAATCGACCGGCTCATCCAGATCCTGTCGCGCCGCAACAAGAACAACCCGGTGCTCATCGGCGAACCGGGCGTCGGCAAAACCGTCATCGTCGAGGGACTGGCGCAGAAGATCGTCAAGGCCGAAGTGCCCAACAGCCTGCTCAACAAACGCGTCAAGATGCTGGAGATGTCGGAGATCATCGCCGGGGCCAAAATGCGCGGCGAGTTCGAAGAACGCATGAAAGCGGTCAAAGACGAGATCGTCAATTCCCACGGCAACGTCATCCTGTTCATCGACGAGCTGCACACCATCGTCAGTGCCGGCGCGGGTGCGGGCGGCGTGGACGCCTCCAACATGCTGAAAGCGGCCTTGTCGAAGGGCCAGTTGCAATGCATCGGCGCCGCCACGCTGGACGATTACAAAAAGTCCATCGAGCAGGACAAGGCGCTCGAACGCCGGTTCCAGCCGGTCATGGTTTCCGAACCCTCGGTGGAGCAGACCATCGAAATGCTGAAAGGCATCAAGGCCCGCTACGAACGCCATCACTCCATCATTTACAGCGAAAACGCCATCCGCGCCGCCGCCAAGCTTTCGGAGAAACACATCTCCGACCGCGCCCTGCCGGACAAGGCCGTGGACCTGCTCGATGAAGCGGGCGCGAAAAAACATCTGGCCCTCATTTACGTGCCGCCGGTCATCCAACAATTGGAAAAGGAAAAGAACGATCTGCTGAAAGCGCAGAAATCCGCATTCGACGATCAGGATTTCCGCAAGGTCGCCGAACTCCGGCAGGAGGTCATCCAGATCGACCGCAAACTCGTCACCGAAAAAGAAAAGTGGAACGACGAACTCAAGGAGGTCGATCATTCGGTGACCGAAGAAGACATCGCCAACGTGGTGGCAACGTGGACCGGCATCCCGGTCAACAAAATCCGCGAGACGGAAACCGAAAAGCTCAAGAATATGGAAGACAACCTGCACAAGCGGGTCATCGGTCAGAACCAGGCCATCGTCGCGCTCAGCAACGCCATCCGCCGCAACCGCGCGGGGCTGAAAGACAAGAACCGGCCCATCGGCTCGTTCCTGTTCCTCGGCCCGACGGGCGTCGGCAAAACCGAACTGGCCAAGGCACTGGCGGAGTTTCTGCTCGACGATGAAAACCGCCTCATCCGCCTCGACATGTCCGAGTACATGGAAAAACATTCGGTCTCGAAGATCATCGGCTCGCCGCCGGGATACGTCGGTTACGACGAGGGCGGCCAGTTGACCGATAAAGTGCGGCGGCAACCGTATTCCGTCATCCTGCTCGATGAACTGGAGAAGGCGCACCCGGACGTGTTCAACATCCTGCTGCAACTGCTCGACGACGGGCGGCTGACGGATGCGCAGGGGCGCGTCACCAGTTTCAAGAACGCCATCATCATCGGCACCTCCAACATCGGCACCCAGTTCATCACCGAAGGCAAGACCAAGGGCATCGGTTTCGCCACGCAGGACGATCCGGGCCGCGACTACAACCAGATCCGCTCGCTGGTGCTGAACGAAGTACAGAAACTCTTCAAGCCGGAGTTCATCAACCGCCTCGACGACCTGATCGTGTTCCACAAGCTGGAATCGGAACACGTGCGCGCCATCGCCGACCTGATGATCCACAACCTCAACAAGCGCTTGCAGGAAAACGACATGAGCGTGGAGGTCACCGAACAGGTCAAGGTGCAACTGGCCGAGGAAGGCTTCAGCGATACCTACGGCGCGCGCCCGCTGCGCCGTCTCATTGAAGACAAGATCGAAAACGCGATCTCGATGAAAATCATCAACGGCGAACTCGTGCACGGTCACACCGTGCTTGTGGACTACATCGACGGCGAGTACACCTTTTCCGCGAGGATGGACCAACCGGAAACCGAAACCGTGGCCACACCCTGA
- the prmC gene encoding peptide chain release factor N(5)-glutamine methyltransferase → MPALKSDTLDTVGEILHTAEQRLQEAGIGTPRLDAEVLLAAALETSRAALLTDVDREVTPVQREAFNAWMDRRVQREPVAYILGFKEFWSLDFQVTPEVLIPRPDTECLIEHFLSLVKRDAVTAPRILDVGTGSGVLAVVAARECPDATITAMELSHRALEVARSNAATHNVASQIQFVQGDFHREFWEGAPFDFILSNPPYIDHVSYETLAPEIQQYEPKQALDGGADGLDAYRKIIPLAAMLLKPGGSLVLEFGNDQGPEVNRLVAESAAFETIERVADYSGAERVLSAKRRQVGG, encoded by the coding sequence ATGCCAGCATTGAAATCAGACACTCTGGATACGGTCGGTGAAATTCTCCACACGGCCGAACAACGATTGCAGGAAGCCGGGATCGGCACGCCGCGCCTCGATGCGGAAGTGTTGCTGGCGGCGGCTTTGGAAACGTCGCGGGCGGCCTTGTTGACGGATGTGGATCGCGAGGTCACTCCGGTACAGCGGGAAGCTTTCAACGCGTGGATGGATCGCCGTGTACAACGTGAACCGGTGGCTTATATTCTGGGCTTCAAGGAATTCTGGTCGCTGGACTTCCAGGTGACGCCGGAAGTGTTGATCCCGCGCCCGGATACCGAATGCCTGATCGAACATTTCCTTTCTCTCGTCAAACGCGATGCAGTCACCGCTCCGCGTATCCTCGATGTGGGCACCGGGTCGGGTGTGCTGGCGGTGGTGGCGGCGCGCGAATGCCCGGATGCCACCATCACGGCGATGGAGTTGTCGCACCGCGCGTTGGAAGTGGCCCGCAGCAACGCGGCCACGCACAACGTGGCTTCACAGATTCAGTTCGTGCAGGGAGACTTTCACCGGGAGTTCTGGGAAGGCGCGCCGTTCGATTTCATCCTCAGCAATCCGCCTTACATCGACCACGTCAGTTATGAAACCCTCGCTCCCGAAATCCAGCAGTATGAGCCGAAGCAGGCGCTCGATGGCGGCGCCGATGGACTGGACGCATACCGCAAGATCATTCCTCTGGCGGCGATGCTGCTGAAGCCCGGCGGGTCGCTGGTGCTCGAATTTGGCAACGATCAGGGTCCGGAGGTCAATCGCTTGGTGGCGGAATCCGCGGCCTTCGAAACCATTGAGCGGGTCGCCGATTACAGCGGCGCGGAACGCGTGCTGTCAGCAAAAAGGAGACAGGTCGGTGGATAA
- a CDS encoding glycosyltransferase family 2 protein — protein sequence MKISVVIPVYNEQNTVRQLIDRVQATPYDKEIVLVDDYSTDGTRDILKEYETKDGFLVVYHDKNRGKGAALRTGFKNLTGDVIIVQDADLEYDPAEYGVLLGPILDGRADVVYGSRFLSGPHRVLFFWHYVGNKVLTTLSNMFTNLNLTDMETCYKVFTRKVLDSLTLKCDRFGFEPEFTSKIARKNFRIYEVPISYSGRDYSEGKKINWKDGVAAIWFIIKFRLTG from the coding sequence GTGAAAATCTCCGTCGTCATTCCGGTTTACAACGAACAAAACACCGTGCGGCAGTTGATCGATCGCGTTCAGGCGACGCCGTATGACAAGGAAATCGTGCTGGTGGACGACTACTCCACCGACGGCACGCGCGATATTTTGAAGGAATACGAAACGAAGGACGGGTTCCTCGTTGTCTATCACGACAAGAACCGGGGCAAGGGCGCGGCGCTGCGTACGGGATTCAAAAACCTGACCGGCGACGTCATCATCGTGCAGGACGCGGACCTCGAATACGATCCCGCCGAGTACGGTGTGCTGTTGGGACCGATCCTCGACGGCCGCGCCGATGTCGTGTACGGATCGCGCTTTTTGAGCGGCCCCCACCGCGTGCTGTTCTTCTGGCATTACGTCGGCAACAAGGTGTTAACCACCCTGTCCAACATGTTCACCAACCTGAACCTGACGGATATGGAAACCTGTTACAAGGTGTTCACGCGCAAGGTGCTCGACTCCCTCACCCTCAAATGCGATCGGTTCGGTTTCGAGCCGGAGTTCACCAGCAAGATCGCCCGCAAAAATTTCCGCATCTATGAAGTGCCCATCTCCTACAGTGGGCGCGATTACTCGGAAGGCAAAAAGATCAACTGGAAGGACGGCGTCGCCGCCATCTGGTTCATCATCAAGTTCCGTCTGACGGGTTGA
- the murA gene encoding UDP-N-acetylglucosamine 1-carboxyvinyltransferase produces the protein MDKICVEGGRRLHGTVRISGAKNAVLPVLAATLLTGGKNEITNIPHVRDVVTLVKLLEELGCKTDSFEGDRIVLDSTAIDNHKAPYELVKTMRASCLVLGPLLARIGRAEVSLPGGCAIGARPIDLHIKGLRALGATLSIEGGYIKGRADKLKGTRFCFDSITVTGTMNVMMAATLAEGETILENVAREPEVTFLADVLNRCGAKIEGGGSDTLVIQGVSSLKPVQCAIFPDRIEAATYMIAAAITGGDVNVTHCLPQHLEPVVLKLKEAGAEVTQDDRSVRVRASSRLRPVNIITQPYPGFATDIQAQFMALMTLAEGQSVITETVFENRFLHAAELKRMGANILLDGHTAIVTGVDKLSGAPVMATDLRASASLVLAGLAAAGETLISRVYHIDRGYETMEEKMSQLGAAIRRIRA, from the coding sequence GTGGATAAGATCTGTGTGGAAGGCGGACGCCGTCTGCATGGCACGGTGCGCATCAGCGGCGCGAAGAACGCGGTGCTGCCGGTGCTGGCCGCCACCCTGCTGACCGGTGGTAAAAACGAAATCACCAACATCCCGCACGTCCGCGATGTGGTCACACTGGTCAAGCTGCTCGAAGAACTGGGGTGCAAAACCGATTCGTTCGAAGGCGACCGCATCGTTCTCGACTCCACCGCCATCGACAATCACAAAGCGCCGTACGAACTGGTCAAGACCATGCGCGCATCCTGCCTGGTATTGGGACCGTTGCTGGCGCGCATCGGCAGGGCCGAGGTATCTCTGCCCGGCGGCTGCGCCATCGGCGCGCGACCCATCGACCTCCACATCAAAGGACTGCGCGCCCTGGGGGCGACGCTCAGCATTGAAGGCGGCTACATCAAGGGCCGCGCCGACAAACTGAAGGGCACGCGTTTCTGTTTCGATTCGATCACCGTCACCGGAACCATGAACGTGATGATGGCCGCGACGCTGGCCGAGGGCGAAACCATTCTGGAAAACGTGGCCCGCGAACCGGAAGTGACCTTCCTCGCCGACGTGCTCAATCGCTGCGGCGCCAAGATCGAAGGCGGCGGCAGCGACACCCTGGTCATCCAGGGGGTGTCGTCGCTGAAGCCGGTCCAGTGCGCCATTTTCCCCGACCGCATTGAAGCCGCGACGTACATGATCGCCGCCGCCATCACCGGTGGCGATGTGAACGTGACCCATTGCCTGCCGCAACATCTGGAGCCGGTGGTGCTGAAATTGAAAGAAGCCGGCGCGGAGGTGACACAAGACGACCGGTCGGTGCGCGTGCGTGCTTCCAGCCGCCTGCGTCCGGTCAACATCATCACCCAGCCGTACCCCGGGTTTGCCACGGACATTCAGGCTCAGTTCATGGCCCTGATGACGCTGGCGGAAGGGCAGAGCGTCATCACCGAAACGGTGTTCGAAAACCGCTTCCTGCACGCGGCGGAATTGAAACGCATGGGCGCGAATATTTTGTTGGACGGGCATACCGCCATCGTCACCGGCGTGGACAAATTGAGCGGCGCGCCGGTCATGGCCACCGACCTTCGGGCGAGCGCCTCTTTGGTGCTGGCCGGGCTGGCGGCGGCAGGCGAAACCCTGATCTCGCGTGTGTACCATATCGATCGCGGTTATGAGACCATGGAAGAAAAGATGTCGCAACTGGGCGCCGCCATCCGTCGCATCCGTGCCTGA
- a CDS encoding DUF4124 domain-containing protein, translated as MQRLRRRLPGLLAITVSWMLCFAVSAEARYIYVYTDDQGMVHYSDYLSNVPPQYRGQARAKYLPGNNKTQSSSDDPSKEGTGPSGKANASGSSGSEEVGLTEQQERLMGEVKAVLGQMIPLAARYKDVQKNFTNGRRMYSDIQSNLPGKQSLAGKLGDAKNPLLVQARGFLQDSISKDQNTNVNTGTKRRVYEIYERFVAEAKQAESLIRNLDEALEKSQQDKAEAEAKARQQAAEKKQEK; from the coding sequence ATGCAACGCTTACGACGCCGATTGCCGGGCCTCCTGGCCATCACGGTCTCATGGATGTTGTGCTTCGCGGTGTCTGCCGAGGCGCGCTACATCTATGTGTACACCGACGACCAGGGCATGGTGCATTACTCGGATTACCTCAGCAACGTTCCTCCCCAGTACCGGGGGCAGGCGCGCGCCAAATACCTTCCCGGCAATAATAAAACCCAATCCAGCAGCGACGACCCGTCCAAGGAAGGCACCGGTCCGTCCGGCAAAGCCAATGCTTCCGGCTCCTCCGGCAGTGAAGAGGTGGGCCTGACCGAGCAGCAGGAACGATTGATGGGCGAGGTCAAGGCGGTGCTGGGTCAAATGATTCCGCTGGCGGCGCGTTATAAAGATGTGCAAAAGAATTTCACCAACGGCCGCCGCATGTACAGCGACATCCAGAGCAATCTTCCCGGGAAACAGAGTCTGGCGGGCAAGCTCGGTGATGCCAAAAATCCGCTGCTGGTGCAGGCACGCGGGTTTCTGCAGGACAGCATTTCGAAAGACCAGAACACCAACGTGAACACCGGCACGAAACGCAGAGTTTACGAAATTTATGAACGGTTTGTCGCAGAAGCCAAGCAGGCGGAAAGCCTGATCCGGAACCTCGACGAGGCGCTCGAGAAATCGCAGCAGGACAAGGCCGAAGCCGAGGCGAAGGCACGCCAGCAAGCGGCCGAGAAGAAACAGGAAAAGTAA